The Castanea sativa cultivar Marrone di Chiusa Pesio chromosome 11, ASM4071231v1 genome contains a region encoding:
- the LOC142616545 gene encoding uncharacterized protein LOC142616545, with amino-acid sequence MVAALPILKNGCCWRVGNGESIKVYLDKWIPKCLANRILHWGQDADREMLVSEFIHTKLNGWRCDTILEKFCEEEATAICKIPLSRRKIVDSVVWMHTKHGKYSVKSGYHLARKVIRNDDEVGSSVGVGGVPESAIHAIWECGVAQDVWAGCAIRLQKCTTNFPNTMALFEYVLDRFSVAEMEEFLVQAWFIWNQRNSIVHGGQMRDLKWLNHRAGEYLDEYRNAQTHITIPHTEPQTRQRWKPPPSQLYKLNFDAAVFDGIQRSGFGAVIKNSAVELMAAMSVKGPSVSCSEETKALACRKALEFAVESGFAELIIEGDNVAIMKAVASTAGDHSLLGHVYEDIRCSIHGLQYADISCIRRGGNQVAHILAKYARNVDNELYWLEDSPPRL; translated from the exons ATGGTTGCTGCATTACCTATTCTTAAGAATGGGTGTTGTTGGCGAGTGGGGAATGGTGAATCCATCAAAGTATACTTGGATAAATGGATACCTAAATGCTTAGCAAATAGGATTCTGCACTGGGGACAAGATGCAGATAGAGAGATGCTAGTGTCGGAGTTTATTCATACTAAATTAAATGGGTGGAGATGTGATACTATTCTGGAAAAATTTTGTGAGGAGGAGGCTACTGCTATCTGCAAAATCCCATTGAGCCGAAGGAAAATTGTTGATTCAGTGGTATGGATGCATACCAAGCATGGGAAATATTCTGTTAAGTCCGGGTATCATCTGGCAAGGAAAGTGATAAGGAATGATGATGAGGTTGGCAGCTCAGTAGGGGTTGGTG GGGTGCCTGAATCTGCAATACATGCAATCTGGGAGTGTGGAGTTGCGCAAGACGTGTGGGCTGGCTGTGCTATAAGGTTGCAGAAATGTACCACTAATTTCCCTAACACTATGGCTTTGTTTGAGTATGTTTTGGACAGGTTTTCAGTAGCTGAGATGGAGGAGTTCCTTGTTCAAGCCTGGTTTATTTGGAATCAAAGAAATTCCATTGTACATGGAGGACAAATGAGGGACCTGAAGTGGCTGAATCATAGAGCAGGGGAGTATTTAGATGAGTATCGAAATGCTCAAACTCATATAACTATTCCACACACAGAGCCACAGACAAGACAAAGATGGAAACCACCCCCTTCACAATTGTACAAGCTTAACTTCGATGCTGCGGTATTTGATGGAATTCAGAGATCGGGATTTGGAGCTGTAATCAAAAATTCTGCAGTTGAATTAATGGCGGCAATGTCTGTCAAAGGACCCTCGGTTAGTTGCAGTGAAGAAACAAAGGCGTTGGCGTGTCGAAAAGCTCTCGAATTCGCTGTGGAGTCGGGTTTTGCTGAGTTGATCATAGAGGGTGATAACGTTGCTATCATGAAGGCAGTAGCAAGCACTGCAGGCGATCATTCTTTGCTGGGACATGTGTATGAGGATATTAGATGCAGCATTCATGGTTTGCAATATGCTGACATAAGTTGTATTAGAAGAGGGGGAAACCAGGTTGCCCATATTTTGGCCAAATATGCTAGAAATGTTGATAATGAATTGTATTGGCTAGAGGACTCTCCTCCCCGGTTATAA
- the LOC142617461 gene encoding acyl transferase 4-like, with product MTFSVIRSSRSLVRPSEKTPQGSLLDLSIIDRLPVLRCNARTLHVFRHGPEAARVIREALSKALVPYYPLAGKLKESSQGQLHIECSGEGVWFVEASADCTLYGVNYLDDDIVSIPYDELLPDHIPENEGIDPLVQLQVTQFACGGFVIGLLFCHSICDGLGAAQFLNAIGELARGAEHLSTAPVWQRDFVPPPPEQAKVTPLPNRPPPMPNYTLNHANVDITLDHINQLKQEFRQSTGHTCSSFEVVAAKFWSRRTQAINFKQDTEFKLVFFANCRQLLNPPLPNGFYGNCFFPVTITASSESLTQASISDVVKLIQEAKAKLPAEFDKYMKGESIKDGEDPFAPPLAYTTLFMSEWGRLGFNQVDYGWGPPVHIVPIQGSSIIPVGIVGSLPLPRKGARLTTWCVEEAHRQPFLNQMMT from the exons ATGACTTTCTCTGTAATCAGATCAAGCAGAAGCCTAGTTAGGCCATCGGAAAAGACACCACAAGGCTCACTACTTGATCTATCAATCATTGATAGACTACCAGTTCTAAGATGCAATGCTCGAACGTTGCATGTGTTTAGGCATGGCCCTGAGGCAGCACGAGTTATAAGAGAAGCTTTGTCCAAGGCTTTGGTTCCTTACTACCCTCTTGCTGGAAAGTTGAAAGAGTCAAGCCAAGGTCAACTCCATATTGAATGCTCTGGAGAAGGAGTGTGGTTTGTTGAGGCGTCTGCTGATTGTACCCTATATGGTGTCAATTACTTGGACGATGATATTGTATCCATCCCATATGATGAGCTTCTACCTGATCATATCCCAGAGAATGAAGGCATAGACCCACTTGTGCAATTGCAG GTTACACAATTTGCATGTGGTGGTTTCGTGATAGGCCTCCTATTCTGCCATAGCATATGTGATGGCCTAGGGGCTGCACAATTTCTAAATGCGATTGGCGAGCTGGCTAGAGGTGCTGAGCATCTAAGCACTGCACCAGTGTGGCAACGGGATTTTGTTCCACCACCACCTGAACAAGCAAAGGTCACTCCATTGCCAAACCGACCACCACCAATGCCCAACTATACACTCAACCATGCAAATGTAGACATAACGCTAGATCACATCAACCAGCTCAAGCAAGAATTTCGTCAATCAACAGGACACACTTGCTCTTCTTTCGAAGTTGTTGCTGCCAAATTTTGGAGCCGTCGAACACAAGCTATAAACTTTAAGCAAGATACTGAATTCAAGCTTGTGTTCTTTGCAAATTGCCGCCAGCTCTTGAACCCTCCCTTGCCAAACGGTTTCTATGGCAACTGCTTCTTCCCAGTGACAATCACAGCTTCAAGTGAGTCACTCACACAGGCATCAATTTCTGATGTTGTGAAGCTGATCCAAGAAGCAAAGGCTAAGCTCCCAGCTGAGTTTGACAAGTACATGAAGGGTGAGTCTATCAAAGATGGTGAAGACCCATTTGCACCACCACTTGCTTACACCACACTATTCATGTCGGAGTGGGGCAGACTGGGATTCAACCAAGTAGACTACGGGTGGGGCCCGCCAGTCCACATTGTTCCAATCCAAGGCTCAAGCATCATACCAGTTGGTATTGTGGGGTCCTTGCCTTTGCCAAGGAAAGGTGCTCGATTGACGACATGGTGTGTGGAGGAGGCTCATCGCCAACCTTTCCTCAATCAGATGATGACTTGA
- the LOC142616546 gene encoding uncharacterized protein LOC142616546 — MTDQPIRKSMNKPEAVGRMVQWAIELSQFDIEYLPRTAIKAQALADFIAKFTLQEDDGRGDKAKQWTIQIDGSSAQKKGGVGVIIITPDGEKLRYGVQLKFPATNNEAEYEGILTGLRLGKALRAKNLLVQSDSKLVIGQIKEEYEAKEERMQKYLKMAKHLAWEFDKLEFIQIPRGQNLEADKITKMASSEEEPTCTKLSMEM, encoded by the coding sequence atgacggaccaaccgATTAGGAAATCTATGAACAAACCTGAGGCAGTAGGGAGAATGGTCCAgtgggcaatcgaactcagccagttcgacattGAGTACCTTCCCAGAACAGCCATCAAAGCGCAAGCtttagcagatttcattgccAAGTTCACCCTCCAAGAAGATGACGGCCGCGGTGATAAAGCAAAACAGTGGACAATCCAGATTGATGGCTCATCAGCCCAAAAGAAGGGAGGAGTAGGGGTCATCATAATCACCCCCGATGGAGAAAAGCTCAGGTATGGAGTTCAACTTAAATTTCCAGCCACCAATAACGAAGCAGAGTACGAAGGAATATTGACGGGGCTGAGACTCGGGAAGGCACTCAGAGCAAAAAATCTGCTCGTTCAGAGTGACTCGAAGTTAGTAATAGGACAAATCAAAGAAGAGtatgaagcaaaggaggaaagaatgcaGAAATACCTCAAGATGGCGAAACATCTGGCCTGGGAGTTTGACAAATTGGAGTTTATACAGATCCCAAGGGGCCAGAATTTGGAAGCTGACAAGATTACAAAAATGGCCTCCTCAGAGGAAGAACCGACATGCACAAAGCTAAGCATGGAGATGTA